A genome region from Nocardioides cynanchi includes the following:
- a CDS encoding WecB/TagA/CpsF family glycosyltransferase — MPDIRRPTVPTYAVCSVPIAAIDASGAAARIVADAMAHLPCEVHLCNAYTLSLVDGDEQMRTALLAADLNLADGTPVALLGRRHGLPGPVRGTELVGEVARQGGADVRHYLYGGNEGVADLMAAALVRKVPATSVVGTECPPFRPLTDADLSGLVERVRASGADVLWIGLGTPRQDYLVHLLAPQLSIPVVPVGAAFDFWSGTIKEAPRFLRGTGLEWVYRLAKEPRRLWRRYLLGNPRFVLSAWRHRG, encoded by the coding sequence GTGCCTGACATCCGCCGGCCGACCGTACCGACGTATGCCGTCTGCTCGGTCCCGATCGCCGCGATCGACGCCTCGGGAGCAGCGGCGCGGATCGTCGCCGATGCGATGGCGCACCTGCCGTGCGAGGTGCACCTGTGCAACGCCTACACCCTGTCGCTGGTCGACGGCGACGAGCAGATGCGCACCGCCCTCCTGGCGGCCGACCTCAACCTCGCCGACGGCACCCCCGTCGCGCTGCTCGGGCGCCGGCACGGCCTGCCCGGCCCGGTCCGCGGCACCGAGCTCGTCGGTGAGGTGGCCCGGCAGGGCGGCGCCGACGTGCGCCACTACCTCTACGGCGGGAACGAGGGCGTCGCCGACCTGATGGCCGCCGCGCTGGTCCGCAAGGTGCCCGCGACGTCCGTGGTCGGGACGGAGTGCCCGCCGTTCCGCCCGCTCACCGACGCGGACCTCTCGGGTCTGGTCGAGCGGGTCCGCGCGTCCGGGGCCGACGTGCTCTGGATCGGGCTGGGCACCCCGCGGCAGGACTACCTCGTCCACCTGCTCGCACCCCAGCTCTCGATCCCGGTGGTGCCGGTCGGTGCGGCCTTCGACTTCTGGTCGGGCACGATCAAGGAGGCGCCGCGCTTCCTGCGCGGGACCGGGCTGGAGTGGGTCTACCGCCTGGCCAAGGAGCCCCGACGCCTGTGGCGTCGCTACCTGCTCGGCAACCCGAGGTTCGTGCTCTCGGCCTGGCGTCACCGAGGGTAG
- a CDS encoding LicD family protein, giving the protein MTEDIPPPGSRMIDSPEALQAQLRDMLRQVADVFERRSISYFLCAGTALGACRGGDLIPWDFDVDLLVPLESYGAALEALRDELPPRYDVLDPWTDPTYEQLFGRVHLASVHHKYVHIDLFPLGGTYASRRAQHVQLRLSGWLRTAFYGRTRLVTTGGPSARPRALRLAARAVARAVPRRWLLWSYGALCGLRSAQGSSHLTNLAAGYLEREAMPRRIFDGGGRVSIAGHDYRSPSPLEEYLERLYDDYATPPPPDERARLFDFFDSWYLPTLRDVPLDVAP; this is encoded by the coding sequence ATGACCGAAGACATCCCACCCCCCGGTTCGCGGATGATCGACAGCCCGGAAGCACTTCAGGCACAGCTGCGCGACATGCTTCGCCAGGTGGCCGATGTCTTCGAGAGGCGTTCGATCAGCTACTTCCTGTGCGCCGGCACCGCTCTCGGCGCCTGCCGCGGTGGCGACCTGATCCCGTGGGACTTCGACGTCGACCTGCTGGTCCCGCTGGAGTCCTACGGCGCGGCGCTGGAGGCGCTGCGGGACGAGCTGCCGCCGCGGTACGACGTGCTGGACCCGTGGACCGACCCCACCTACGAGCAGCTCTTCGGCCGCGTGCACCTGGCCAGCGTGCACCACAAGTACGTCCACATCGACCTGTTCCCCCTGGGCGGGACCTACGCCTCGCGTCGCGCCCAGCACGTCCAGCTGCGCCTCTCCGGCTGGCTGCGTACGGCGTTCTACGGGCGTACCCGGCTGGTGACCACCGGAGGACCCTCGGCCCGCCCGCGAGCCCTGAGGCTGGCCGCCCGGGCGGTCGCCCGCGCCGTACCCCGTCGGTGGCTGCTCTGGAGCTACGGCGCCCTCTGCGGGCTTCGCAGCGCGCAGGGCTCGTCCCACCTGACCAACCTGGCGGCCGGGTACCTCGAGCGCGAGGCGATGCCACGACGGATCTTCGACGGAGGCGGGCGGGTCAGCATCGCCGGGCACGACTACCGCTCGCCCTCGCCCCTCGAGGAGTACCTCGAGCGGCTGTACGACGACTACGCCACCCCGCCGCCACCCGACGAGCGTGCGCGGCTCTTCGACTTCTTCGACTCGTGGTACCTGCCGACGCTGCGGGACGTCCCCCTCGACGTCGCGCCGTAG
- a CDS encoding GDP-L-fucose synthase family protein has protein sequence MTSFVPGPLDRESATYVAGHRGMVGSAIWRRLESAGFTDLHGRSSGELDLRERDLVFDLFDQIRPRYVVLAAGKVGGILANDSHPVDFLSDNLRIQTNVLDAALAHRVERLLFLGSSCIYPRLAPQPIREDSLLSGHLEPTNDAYAIAKIAGILGVQAVRRQYGLSWISAMPTNLYGPGDNYSPTGSHVLPALIRRYEEAREQGAPAVTNWGSGSPRREFLHVDDLADACLHLLEHYDDGVQVNVGTGQDATIREIAGFVAEAVGYRGETVWDTSKPDGTPRKLLDVTRLHDLGWTARTPLREGIAATVEWFRGHAGHLREVG, from the coding sequence ATGACCTCGTTCGTCCCCGGTCCGCTCGACCGCGAGTCCGCGACCTACGTCGCCGGTCACCGCGGCATGGTGGGCTCCGCGATCTGGCGGCGGCTCGAGAGTGCCGGCTTCACCGACCTGCACGGCCGCTCCTCGGGTGAGCTCGACCTGCGCGAACGAGATCTCGTGTTCGACCTCTTCGACCAGATCCGGCCGCGCTACGTCGTCCTCGCCGCGGGCAAGGTCGGCGGCATCCTGGCCAACGACAGCCACCCGGTCGACTTCCTGTCCGACAACCTGCGGATCCAGACCAACGTGCTCGACGCCGCCCTCGCCCACCGGGTCGAGCGGCTGCTGTTCCTGGGCTCGTCGTGCATCTACCCGCGGCTCGCGCCGCAGCCGATCCGCGAGGACTCCCTCCTCAGCGGTCACCTCGAGCCGACCAACGACGCCTACGCGATCGCCAAGATCGCGGGCATCCTCGGAGTGCAGGCCGTACGCCGTCAGTACGGCCTGTCCTGGATCTCGGCGATGCCGACCAACCTGTACGGCCCCGGTGACAACTACTCCCCGACCGGCAGCCACGTGCTCCCGGCGCTGATCCGGCGCTACGAGGAGGCGCGTGAGCAGGGTGCGCCCGCGGTGACCAACTGGGGGAGTGGCTCGCCCCGGCGCGAGTTCCTGCACGTCGACGACCTCGCCGACGCGTGCCTGCACCTGCTCGAGCACTACGACGACGGCGTCCAGGTCAACGTGGGGACGGGCCAGGACGCGACGATCCGGGAGATCGCGGGGTTCGTGGCCGAGGCCGTCGGCTACCGCGGTGAGACCGTGTGGGACACCTCCAAGCCGGACGGCACGCCCCGCAAGCTGCTGGACGTCACCCGACTGCACGACCTGGGCTGGACCGCCCGGACCCCGCTCCGCGAGGGCATCGCGGCCACCGTCGAGTGGTTCCGCGGGCATGCAGGCCACCTCCGCGAGGTCGGCTGA
- the gmd gene encoding GDP-mannose 4,6-dehydratase yields the protein MRRALITGVTGQDGSYLAELLLAKGYEVHGVIRRASTFNTARIDHLYRDPHEDDSRLHLHYGDLTDGVRLVQLMRQIDPDEVYNLAAQSHVRVSFDEPEHTGNTTGLGSMRLLEAVRMSGVECRYYQASSSEMFGATPPPQDESTPFHPRSPYGVAKVYAYWATRNYREAYGLFAVNGILFNHESPRRGETFVTRKITRAVARIKAGLDEHVYLGNLDAVRDWGYAPEYAEGMWRMLQADAPDDYVLATGGAISVREFMESAFAHAGLDWEAHVRFDERYLRPSEVDALRGDPSKAERELGWKATVDASRLAEIMVDADVEALTHEGRPWIDRPDLPGWPGAR from the coding sequence GTGCGCCGAGCACTCATCACCGGGGTGACCGGCCAGGACGGGTCGTACCTCGCCGAGCTGTTGCTCGCCAAGGGCTACGAGGTGCACGGCGTGATCCGTCGCGCCTCGACCTTCAACACCGCGCGGATCGACCATCTCTACCGCGACCCGCACGAGGACGACAGCCGACTCCATCTCCACTACGGAGACCTCACCGACGGCGTCCGGCTGGTCCAGCTGATGCGTCAGATAGACCCCGACGAGGTCTACAACCTCGCCGCGCAGTCGCACGTCCGCGTCTCCTTCGACGAGCCCGAGCACACCGGAAACACCACCGGGCTGGGCTCGATGCGGCTGCTCGAGGCGGTCCGGATGTCGGGCGTCGAGTGCCGGTACTACCAGGCGTCGAGCTCGGAGATGTTCGGCGCGACCCCGCCGCCGCAGGACGAGTCCACGCCGTTCCACCCGCGTTCGCCGTACGGCGTGGCGAAGGTCTACGCCTACTGGGCCACCCGCAACTACCGCGAGGCCTACGGACTGTTCGCCGTCAACGGCATCCTCTTCAACCACGAGTCGCCGCGCCGTGGCGAGACCTTCGTGACCCGCAAGATCACCCGGGCCGTCGCCCGGATCAAGGCGGGGCTCGACGAGCACGTCTACCTCGGCAACCTCGACGCCGTCCGTGACTGGGGCTACGCACCGGAGTACGCCGAGGGCATGTGGCGGATGCTCCAGGCCGATGCGCCCGACGACTACGTCCTCGCCACCGGCGGCGCGATCTCGGTGCGGGAGTTCATGGAGTCGGCGTTCGCGCACGCCGGCCTCGACTGGGAGGCCCACGTCCGCTTCGACGAGCGCTACCTACGGCCCTCCGAGGTCGACGCGCTGCGCGGCGACCCGAGCAAGGCGGAGCGGGAGCTGGGCTGGAAGGCGACCGTGGACGCGTCCCGGCTGGCCGAGATCATGGTCGACGCCGACGTCGAGGCGCTGACCCACGAGGGTCGTCCGTGGATCGACCGCCCGGATCTCCCCGGCTGGCCCGGTGCCCGATGA